One Candidatus Dadabacteria bacterium genomic window, ACAAGCGCTCCTATGAGACCGTAAGCGATCTGATAAGCAAAGAAGGAGTATTTGCCGGGGGATCCGGCGGCGCTGTTGTCGCAGCGGCGCTTGATTATCGCGGGTCATTTGAAAAAGACCGCCGCGTCGTGGTCATACTGCCCGATACGGGACTGAAATACCTGTCGAAATTCGCCGTTTAGCGCAATCCGTCATGTCATGAAAAATATCGATCCGGCATACGTTGACAGCCTCGTTCAAAGATACGGAAGCCCTTTGTTTCTGGTATCCGCCGAAACACTCGAAAACAACGTCAGAGCATTCAAAAGGATGTTCCGCGAAAAATACCCGAACACCGAAGTCGCCTACGCATACAAGGCGAATTATCTGTCCGGGATTCTAAAGATAATCCACCAAGAGGGAGCTTGGGCCGAGGTCGCCTCCGGATTTGAATACGATATAGCTAGAAAACTGGGGGTTCCGGGCAGTTCAATAATTTTTAACGGCCCCGGCAAAACCAAAAAGGATCTACTCATCGCGGTTTCGCAGGGAACGCTGATAAACGCTGATAACGAAGATGAAATCAGGCTGCTTGGCGAAATCGCGGGCGAACTCAAAAGACCCGTGGACATCGGAATCAGAATCAACGCGGACGTAGGAATAAATCAGAAAATTGACCGCTTCGGCTTTAATCTTGAAACCGGGGAGGCGTTTAGAATGGCGGAACTATGCGAAGCGACGGGGGCTCTTAACGTCATCTGCCTTCACCTGCACCTAACAAGCTACATAGTTGAGACAGGCGGAGAGGGAGAATATACACCAGCCCAAAACATAAGGCTTATCTGGCCCAAAAACGCCGGCATGTATGAGATCGCCGTCAAAAAAATTTCAAGACTGGCAAAAAGAGCAGAAAAAGAGCTTGGCGTCAAAATAAAATATATCGATCTTGGAGGAGGATTTCCCTCGATAAAAGACCTGGGCGCATACGTAAACAAGGTTACGGAACCCCTAATTCACGAATTCGGAGAAGATGGTCCCGTTTTGCTTCTGGAACCCGGAAGGGCCATTGTAAAAGATGCGGTTTTCCTTATAACGACCGTTTTGGCTTCAAGAAAGCTTCAAGGCGGGAAGAGGGCAGTAACAACCGATGCCGGAACAAACAGCCTTCCCACTTCGTACTGGAGTTCCCAAGAGATAAGACCGCTTAGACCTTCCGGAAAAAAGCTAAGAGATACAATAATATACGGTCCTCTATGTCTTCAAACGGATATCATTGCCAAAACACTCGTAAACGAACTGGAACAGGGAGATAAAATCGTTGTGGAGAACGTGGGAGCATACAACATTCCTCAGGGAAGCCCCTTTATTTACCCGAGACCGTGCGTCGTTATGCTCCAAGACGCCACGGCACGGGTGATCAGAAGGGCCGAAACGATTGATGATGTCTTGGAACTCGAAGAAGTGACGGATACTTGAAACCGTCGGTAAAACGCGCTAAATGTCCCTAGATGCGTAAAAATGCTCCACCTCACGGTGATTCTGTCGCCCCTTGTACTTGTGAGTGGATTCTGGGATCATAACGGAATCATCGTGGCTTCACGCTGAAACA contains:
- a CDS encoding alanine racemase; this translates as MKNIDPAYVDSLVQRYGSPLFLVSAETLENNVRAFKRMFREKYPNTEVAYAYKANYLSGILKIIHQEGAWAEVASGFEYDIARKLGVPGSSIIFNGPGKTKKDLLIAVSQGTLINADNEDEIRLLGEIAGELKRPVDIGIRINADVGINQKIDRFGFNLETGEAFRMAELCEATGALNVICLHLHLTSYIVETGGEGEYTPAQNIRLIWPKNAGMYEIAVKKISRLAKRAEKELGVKIKYIDLGGGFPSIKDLGAYVNKVTEPLIHEFGEDGPVLLLEPGRAIVKDAVFLITTVLASRKLQGGKRAVTTDAGTNSLPTSYWSSQEIRPLRPSGKKLRDTIIYGPLCLQTDIIAKTLVNELEQGDKIVVENVGAYNIPQGSPFIYPRPCVVMLQDATARVIRRAETIDDVLELEEVTDT